The sequence below is a genomic window from Escherichia marmotae.
CAGGTTCGATAGCAGCGGCGACAGTGGGCCGCCCTGCGGCGTTCCTTCTGTCACCGGCCTTACCAGACCTGCGTCCATCACCCCTGCATTCAGGAACCTGCGGATAAGTGACAACACCCGTTTATCCGATACTCGTTTCTCTATCCGGCTCATCAGCACATCGTGATTTACCCGGTCGAAGAACTTCTCCAGATCGAGGTCGACCACCCAGTGATACCCGGCCCCGATATGTTCCCGGGCTTGTATCACTGCCTGGTGGGCCGAACGACCGGGACGGAACCCGTAGCTGTTGTCGCTGAACGAGCTATCCCACTGTGCCTGCAATACCTGCATCATCGCCTGCTGGATGAAGCGATCCACCACCGTCGGGATGCCCAGCAGACGTTCGCCGCCGCCGGGCTTCGGTATGGACACTCTTCTCACAGGAGATGGGCGGTATCTGCCGGACAGCAGTTGCGCTTTCAGCTCTGGCCAGTGGTGCCTCAGGTAGTCCGGCAGTTCGCTTACGCGCATACCATCGACTCCCGCTGCACCTTTGTTGGCTTTAACTCTTTTCAGGGCTTGCCTGAGATTGACTGGTTCACAAATGGCTTCCATCAGCCACACTGTTGACGACGGACTTTCTCTGTTCGTCGGTGCCTGCACGGTTTCAGCCCCCGGAAGGGCGGCGTTCGGGGCTTCACCCCGTTCCCCGGCCTCAGGGTCGCGATGCGTTTTCTGCTGCATGACCGTTCAGAACCTCCGTTGATACTCGTCACTCATTACCGTTCGGGCCTTCGGGTGTCATGCCCTACTATGCCCTCTGCTGACTCCTGTCCGCCGGTCAGCGCCCCTTACGGTACGCTCAGTTCTGGATACAGAACGACG
It includes:
- the ltrA gene encoding group II intron reverse transcriptase/maturase, with product MQQKTHRDPEAGERGEAPNAALPGAETVQAPTNRESPSSTVWLMEAICEPVNLRQALKRVKANKGAAGVDGMRVSELPDYLRHHWPELKAQLLSGRYRPSPVRRVSIPKPGGGERLLGIPTVVDRFIQQAMMQVLQAQWDSSFSDNSYGFRPGRSAHQAVIQAREHIGAGYHWVVDLDLEKFFDRVNHDVLMSRIEKRVSDKRVLSLIRRFLNAGVMDAGLVRPVTEGTPQGGPLSPLLSNLLLDDLDKELEKRGLKFVRYADDCNVYVKSERAGNRIMAGLTHWLSHKLKLKVNAKKSAVARPETRKFLGYSFIRGRKVWCVVSPESIKRFKMRIRALTGRNTGRSLEQLTQPLRRYLTGWKSYYGLNQRPSLMRELNGWIRRRLRSILWKQWKTGRNRFRELRSRGVSKDLAAQTAGSCHKEWRISCSPALNIALPNKLFSRLGLPEV